The Planococcus donghaensis genome contains a region encoding:
- a CDS encoding GNAT family N-acetyltransferase has product MEDIYFEKDYGRLYEKIENGVCEIFEFQHPFGKVDHLFIKRPIFIDLGGETFYDITTPYGYGGPRITGCEEEHKSEVVEAFQHAFEEYCLKENIVSEFVRFHPLFPNAQDFESCYELTFRRYTTGTNLKDFEDPIKSEFSRSKQKSIQKALKAGVEYRVIVNPTDLEDFKRLYYETMKRRDAATVYYFDDDYFNGLLQSLGENTLMVEVLYEGKVIASGLNFAYGKFIHIHLSGTLQEYQHLSSAFVMRYALVLWGKEHGMELVHEGGGITGRLDDPLYLFKKQFGKNTEFPFYVSYKIWNQKVYDAMCKAVGADKEEAFFPAYRSTPAKLVKE; this is encoded by the coding sequence TTGGAGGATATCTATTTTGAAAAAGATTATGGTCGCTTATACGAAAAGATTGAAAATGGGGTTTGTGAAATATTTGAATTTCAACACCCATTTGGGAAAGTGGATCACTTGTTCATAAAAAGGCCCATTTTTATAGACCTAGGTGGAGAAACTTTCTATGATATTACAACTCCTTATGGATATGGAGGTCCTCGGATTACTGGGTGCGAGGAAGAGCATAAATCAGAAGTTGTTGAAGCTTTTCAACATGCTTTTGAAGAATACTGTCTCAAAGAAAATATTGTTAGCGAGTTTGTACGTTTTCATCCGTTGTTTCCGAACGCTCAAGACTTTGAAAGTTGCTACGAATTGACGTTTCGTCGTTATACAACAGGTACCAACTTAAAGGATTTTGAAGATCCGATTAAATCGGAGTTTTCTAGGTCTAAACAAAAAAGTATTCAAAAAGCTTTAAAAGCAGGCGTTGAATATCGTGTCATTGTTAATCCTACTGACTTAGAAGATTTTAAACGCCTCTATTACGAGACGATGAAGAGAAGAGATGCGGCTACAGTTTATTATTTTGATGACGATTACTTTAATGGACTTCTTCAATCATTAGGGGAAAATACGCTTATGGTAGAAGTGTTATATGAAGGAAAAGTAATTGCAAGTGGATTAAACTTTGCTTACGGGAAGTTTATTCATATTCATTTATCTGGAACATTGCAGGAGTATCAACATTTATCGTCAGCTTTTGTGATGCGCTATGCTTTAGTGTTGTGGGGGAAAGAACATGGCATGGAGCTCGTTCACGAAGGTGGAGGCATCACAGGTAGGTTGGATGATCCACTATACCTTTTTAAAAAACAATTTGGAAAAAACACTGAATTTCCGTTTTATGTAAGTTATAAAATTTGGAATCAAAAAGTATACGATGCAATGTGTAAAGCTGTAGGTGCGGATAAGGAAGAGGCTTTTTTTCCAGCATATCGCTCAACTCCAGCTAAATTAGTAAAAGAGTAA